The Setaria viridis chromosome 6, Setaria_viridis_v4.0, whole genome shotgun sequence genome contains a region encoding:
- the LOC117860646 gene encoding uncharacterized protein: MNTSLAMSGVYDEKPPTEVSTDPNSIDEDDDWVIVKKQRITILIPPPTPDAANPESDRPTVSSKHSTLTQSKRDWNAARKKHPKQLIAKTPKDFPPEDGISEKFQVEGSESTVQKDVPRIVGDIPPQCPAAPVVKSEWTEGGCQAVEGLFHQGSGKVTNSSGIMDDPRMPVISSPVANKIMRARLLESRVARFGGLRNWLFYRGLGWFVGILDSEKLGMYQLVSLTMIQLKEMGLVAVGPRRKLIHAIDSLCRPSQVEVVF; encoded by the coding sequence ATGAACACTTCACTAGCCATGTCTGGTGTTTATGATGAGAAGCCACCTACAGAGGTTTCCACTGATCCGAACAGCattgatgaggatgatgactGGGTGATAGTCAAGAAACAGCGGATCACCATATTAATTCCTCCACCAACACCAGATGCTGCAAACCCTGAATCAGATAGGCCCACAGTAAGTTCTAAACATTCTACCTTAACACAGAGCAAGAGAGACTGGAATGCTGCCAGAAAGAAGCACCCTAAGCAGCTGATTGCCAAGACACCCAAGGATTTCCCTCCAGAAGATGGCATTAGTGAGAAATTTCAAGTAGAGGGTTCTGAAAGTACAGTTCAAAAAGATGTTCCAAGGATCGTGGGTGACATACCGCCACAGTGTCCTGCTGCCCCTGTTGTAAAGTCAGAATGGACTGAAGGTGGATGTCAGGCTGTTGAAGGACTGTTTCATCAAGGCAGTGGGAAAGTGACAAATTCTTCTGGAATCATGGATGATCCAAGGATGCCAGTTATTTCTTCACCTGTTGCGAATAAGATAATGCGAGCCCGGCTCCTTGAGAGTCGTGTTGCTCGTTTTGGAGGACTGAGGAATTGGCTTTTTTATCGTGGTCTTGGATGGTTTGTTGGCATATTGGACAGTGAAAAGCTGGGGATGTACCAGCTAGTCTCCCTTACAATGATCCAGCTGAAAGAAATGGGCCTTGTTGCTGTAGGTCCAAGGAGGAAACTGATCCATGCCATTGACAGTCTGTGTCGCCCTAGCCAGGTTGAGGTTGTTTTTTGA